ATTGGGTTAGGATAGGGTCCACACTTTGACCAAAACACCCTTTTAGTGCTCATTAATGAGCGAGCATATTGTGTATATACATATAAAGGGATTGTTTACTGATACATTAGAAAACCATTCACTTCACGTACGGATCTTGTGAATGAGCCTGTTAATGGCTTCATACACCAATATACCTGCAAACAACCAAGAATTTCACCATCTGAGAACAAATGAACTGTGTATGAGTGAATATTGATAAATTGTTGACTCTGATGATGCTTACAACAATTTCCACACTCATCAATATGCCACTGCCATTATCGAATCTGATCATTCTTTACCATCTTTGGAGTGTGATTCAGCATTGATCAGACAATCCACAGGCATCTTCCCCACAAATTTTAGTACTTCATCTTCCACTGCTGCCCACGCCTTGAGAATATATAATTTCCTACTTCCATCTGAAAATTTCAGAGACCTTTGGAATATTTGTAAATGCATACTTCTAAGATGGACAAGATATTCTTTGAACAGTGAGACAAAGTTGTGTCATGTGAAGACAGGCTGATGTATCCTCAGCCTGGTCACAAAATTTGAACAATTAATGTAAATTTTAAGACTCGTGAAAATTTTCACCAACAATAGGAAGATTCCATTTTTGCTAATTCCAATTCATATCAGTTGACATGATAATTCTTTTTATTTCTCCAACATCCATATAGACAAACATTTGTACTATAATCATGTAACAGGAAGGAACAAAGTGAAATGTGGGGCTAAAAACAAGTTCATTATTTATGCACTTGATCATTATGTATAAGTTGATGAGTTAGCACTCTACTTGAAAAGTAGCAatgccttcaagagaatttagtGGTTAGAACTCATCAAGTAAGAAGACCATGTTTCAAGCAGCAGACTTTGAGACGATCACCCAAAAAGGctgatatatatattaaaaagaaCAAACTGGAGAATATATTGGTTAATTTGTATAGACATACACCTTTTTGGCCATCAATTAATAAGTCAAACAAAATATAGTAACGCATGCTGCATACAAGAATTAGGAATAAAGCTTAAGCAAAATCTTCCTTACAAGCAATATAAGTTAATTGATGAAGCAAATTAAAGTTACAATATTGTTAACTACATTACTAGAAGGAAATGTGGATGATGAAATAAACAATTAAAGGTACTAATTGGGAACCAAGTACTTTAGTACTAAGTTATTGTACAGTTGCTATTTCGAATTATCTGGAAGGGTTTACTTGTAGGATTTTATTTCTTATAAGACTGAATCATATACAGATGCCCATAAGATATAATCATTGACATGCTTTTATTTCTTATACGAACCTTGCATACTTATAGAACTTTTCCATATCAATTAGTATGATATATGATGGAGACATGACATGGAATGGAATCCATGATTGAATCTGTGCCAACAGTTCTGAACTTTCCACATACCTGCAGATGTCTCCATACCAACAGAGAGAATTCCAACAATTCCACCCTTGGAGAATTCCTCTTGTTGGCTCTACCAACAAAAGTTTAACAAAAAAGTAAGAATAAGAATGAGTTTATAAAGTATTGAGCTGGTTCACATTTTGAGTCGAACCCCTTCTAGAAAATTTCTCATATCTTGGCAGTCTATTGGTCCAATGATTTGAATTTCCAAAGCATTATCGTTTAAGAGTAACAAAATTTCCTATGTTTAGAGTGGATGACAATGATATTGGAAAGGCTATTCACTAATAAGTCTATCGATTTTGGAATCTGATCAAGTATCCTCACCCCAACTTGAAGGCCCTTTAGCCAAAACTGCTTAATCATTTGTCCTTTTTAACTTTTAGTTCCTACAAAGAAATAGTGGTGAGCAAAAAATTCTAAACAGAGGTACTAACACAACTACATAGTTCAGGCAGCTGTCTATAAACTCATTATCAAAGTATAGTACACCCAATATGCAAATCATTACAGATATAAAACCAGCAATCTACCAATCAAATAAGGATTTAATGCTGAAATCTTAGAACAAGAACATTAACTTGAGACACCTGTCACAACTTCATATTTCTTATCTTCTCCTTCAAAAGCCAACTAGCGCTCAATTTGAATAGTAACATGAGTGATGTTATACTCCCTTCTGAAATAGTCTACTACGTTGCTCAGCACGATGTCTGCATTTGCTTCTGGTCTGATGTTGACATGGCAAGCCAGAAGGATCTTTCCCAGTGTTATGGCCCAAATATGCAGCTCGTGGATGGCCACAACATCCTCCATCTCCAATAGCCCCCTTTCAAGTTTAGTGGCATCAATTTCTCTAGGTGTGCTCTCCATCAGGACTTCGAGTATGTTTCGCAGCATTCTGATCGTTGTCCCCAAAACAATGACTGAAAATATTAGTGTGCAAATCAAATCAACTATCACCCATTCAGGCTTATACCATATAATTCCACCACCAATCATAACTCCAATACTTTGGATGGAATCCCCAAGTACATGAAGATATGCTCCTTGTACGTTTATGTTCCTCTGCTTCTTTTGAAGACCAGCTTCAGGTTTATCCAACAGCGGCTCAGCAGGATCCTCAGAATCATGATGGTGTGGATGATCCGTATGATCATGATGAGAATCATCCTTGGAGTGCTCCTCGTGATCATGATCATGCTTTGAGTGCTCCTCGTGATCATGGTGATGATGAGTAGAAACTGCCACACCATGAGAATGAGTATGGCCAAAACCATGATCATGTTCCCCATGTCCATGACCATGATCATGTCCCAACAATACAGCCATGACGATGTTAACTAATAGGCCAAATGCAGCCACAACAAACATAAGAAAACCATTTACTTCACCAGTCTTGTGAACAAGCCTAACAATGGCCTCATACACCAGTATCCCTGCAAGCAACCATATGAGCTGGATGGAAATGAGTGCACCAAGAATTTCAACCCTGAAAAACCCATAAGACTGACGAGGATTGGCGTCCCACCCAGCAGCCCACAAAGAAAATAATGAGATGGCAAAAGCTGCAACATCTGAGAGCAAATGGGCTGCATCAGTCAGTATTGCTAAACTGTTTGCTTTGATGCCACCAACAACTTCCACACTCATGAAAACTAGACAAAGTGCCACTGCTATTAAGAGCTTTCGCATGGCTGCTGATCGCTCTTTAGCATCTTTCGAGTTAGATCCAACTTCAGCCAATCCACAGTACACTTCCCCACAAATTTTACTACTCCCTCCTCCACTACTGCCCGCTCCATCAGAAATTTCACCTCTGATCTCAATAATCTGCCCATGTGGAGGATTTTGTACTTCCATCTGAAGACTTCAAGGACACAACCACAGAATATTAGAGTGTGTACTGCTTAGATGGACAAGACTCTTTAAAACCAGAAACGGTGAAACAAAGTTATGTTGTGTCAAATGACTCATGTTAAGACAATCACTAAAATTGAACAATTATAGCATAAGAAAGAAAATTATTTGATGATATTTTTCATGAATAGTATAGTTATAGAAGATTCGAGGACCAAATTCAAACCATATGCCCATATGTGACTGCAAATGGCTCCTGTGTAGTCTTAAACTTGGAAAACAAGAATATACATACAAATACATAATTTCATATACTGGCACATGAGGAATGAGGGCTCATTGTGGCATTCATTTCTATTGTTTACTGCTTGTTCTAATATATGTTTTTCAAAATTTCCTGTGTCGGATTGTAGTGAAAACCGATCTTGAGTTTACTtagtattgaaaaaaaaaaaaagagagacagTCTTGCTTTAGCAACGAATAACCCATAAAAGAAGGGATATAAAGCAATATCAAAGAATCCATAATCAAAGAATCCATACAAGACAAGACGTATAAGCTAACTCATTTAATCAGAGGCCCAAAATTGTTACCAAGTGAACACATTTCAACGCCATTAATACGCAAcgaggaaaaggaaaaaaaaactacaataGGAAGCCGTACACATATGCTCAATACAATAAATATCTCAAGGGCTATGGAACATCACAGGACATAGGTAGACATCATTACCATAAAGAATAGTTCAAAAGAATAATTCAGCAATGAAATGACACAGGAAACAAACCAAAGAATATGCACAAGGAGATAAGCAAGAACCAaagaaaatctttttttttttttaaagaaaatagttTGCTAAAAGCAGGTTCCTTTTTCCCAAAAGAAATCAAGACACGCATATAGATAAGTCAACAAAAAACAAAAGAAGCTCAATAAATGAAAATGGATAGAAGTGAATGATTTGGGTGATAATAAAAGTGAGGTGATCTTACCAATATTTGCTATTGGGCACGGCGATTCAAGTTAAAATCTTTGCAACTTTTGAATAGGATAAAAGGGTCTTTTTATTTCTGGTGTTGTGCTATTTGTGAGAGGATGACACTCTTCAATTCATAATGTTTCGGATCTTGGAAGATTTATAAGCCGAACCCCATACTTGGTCAACAAATAGGGCCAGCTCAGCTGCACATTGAGTCGAATTAAGTTCTGGCCTAAATGTGTATTCTTTATTTTAATGTCTCACACTTATTTTAACAATAAAGTCTCAGGAGACTTGTTAAATTATGAGTTTAATAGAGTCATAAGAAGTGACAAACATGATGGACAATAAGGTAGTCCTCTAATCATTAATCATGACAGATAACTAATTAAACTTCATCAGTTGGATggtcttttttttgttttttttttgtcttcttGACTGATAATCTCTTGTATATTCTTATTTTTTGCCTTAATTTTGTTTTCAGAAATAATAATTGGCGGCTTATACTTTTTCTGGGTTGAGTCAGATATTTTAAGTAATTGTTGTTGACAATTGAATATAATGGCAAAGTTCCTCAAAAAGAAAAAACTTATCATTTAAGTTGGTAAATGTCACATAGACTAGACATGTATTTTCTAGTTTGTTCGTTGCAAATAGTGAGTTGAAACTTAGATTGATACCAATAAGAATACGtcacttttgtttttgtttttttgtccTTGCTAGTTGGATTTGTTTGCGGTT
This genomic interval from Humulus lupulus chromosome 8, drHumLupu1.1, whole genome shotgun sequence contains the following:
- the LOC133797409 gene encoding metal tolerance protein 1-like isoform X1 is translated as MYLYVYSCFPSLRLHRSHLQSHMGICLQMEVQNPPHGQIIEIRGEISDGAGSSGGGSSKICGEVYCGLAEVGSNSKDAKERSAAMRKLLIAVALCLVFMSVEVVGGIKANSLAILTDAAHLLSDVAAFAISLFSLWAAGWDANPRQSYGFFRVEILGALISIQLIWLLAGILVYEAIVRLVHKTGEVNGFLMFVVAAFGLLVNIVMAVLLGHDHGHGHGEHDHGFGHTHSHGVAVSTHHHHDHEEHSKHDHDHEEHSKDDSHHDHTDHPHHHDSEDPAEPLLDKPEAGLQKKQRNINVQGAYLHVLGDSIQSIGVMIGGGIIWYKPEWVIVDLICTLIFSVIVLGTTIRMLRNILEVLMESTPREIDATKLERGLLEMEDVVAIHELHIWAITLGKILLACHVNIRPEANADIVLSNVVDYFRREYNITHVTIQIER
- the LOC133797409 gene encoding metal tolerance protein 1-like isoform X3, giving the protein MEVQNPPHGQIIEIRGEISDGAGSSGGGSSKICGEVYCGLAEVGSNSKDAKERSAAMRKLLIAVALCLVFMSVEVVGGIKANSLAILTDAAHLLSDVAAFAISLFSLWAAGWDANPRQSYGFFRVEILGALISIQLIWLLAGILVYEAIVRLVHKTGEVNGFLMFVVAAFGLLVNIVMAVLLGHDHGHGHGEHDHGFGHTHSHGVAVSTHHHHDHEEHSKHDHDHEEHSKDDSHHDHTDHPHHHDSEDPAEPLLDKPEAGLQKKQRNINVQGAYLHVLGDSIQSIGVMIGGGIIWYKPEWVIVDLICTLIFSVIVLGTTIRMLRNILEVLMESTPREIDATKLERGLLEMEDVVAIHELHIWAITLGKILLACHVNIRPEANADIVLSNVVDYFRREYNITHVTIQIER
- the LOC133797409 gene encoding metal tolerance protein 1-like isoform X2; its protein translation is MYFLQMEVQNPPHGQIIEIRGEISDGAGSSGGGSSKICGEVYCGLAEVGSNSKDAKERSAAMRKLLIAVALCLVFMSVEVVGGIKANSLAILTDAAHLLSDVAAFAISLFSLWAAGWDANPRQSYGFFRVEILGALISIQLIWLLAGILVYEAIVRLVHKTGEVNGFLMFVVAAFGLLVNIVMAVLLGHDHGHGHGEHDHGFGHTHSHGVAVSTHHHHDHEEHSKHDHDHEEHSKDDSHHDHTDHPHHHDSEDPAEPLLDKPEAGLQKKQRNINVQGAYLHVLGDSIQSIGVMIGGGIIWYKPEWVIVDLICTLIFSVIVLGTTIRMLRNILEVLMESTPREIDATKLERGLLEMEDVVAIHELHIWAITLGKILLACHVNIRPEANADIVLSNVVDYFRREYNITHVTIQIER